One Ahaetulla prasina isolate Xishuangbanna chromosome 1, ASM2864084v1, whole genome shotgun sequence DNA window includes the following coding sequences:
- the LOC131195436 gene encoding 1-acyl-sn-glycerol-3-phosphate acyltransferase epsilon-like isoform X2: MLLSVLLHTYSMRYVLPAAVMLGTAPTYILAWGAWRLFSALLPARFYHQVDDRLYTIYQFFFENYTGVQVILYGDLPKSKENVVYISNYQVKIA; encoded by the exons ATGCTGCTGTCGGTGCTGCTGCACACTTACTCCATGCGCTACGTGCTGCCCGCCGCCGTCATGCTGGGCACCGCGCCCACCTACATCCTGGCCTGGGGGGCCTGGCGGCTGTTCTCGGCCCTGCTGCCCGCCCGCTTCTACCACCAGGTGGACGACCGGCTCTACACCATCTACCAGTTCTTCTTCGAGAACTACACCGGCGTGCAG GTAATTCTGTATGGTGATTTGCCTAAAAGTAAAGAGAATGTGGTATAtatatcaaattatcaagtaaaG